The following are encoded in a window of Clostridium thermarum genomic DNA:
- a CDS encoding methyl-accepting chemotaxis protein yields the protein MAKDMNSSVFNFEKVAKVNYIMILVCSFILAVQAFYTRERELATKIALFMLITSICASIIYFMYRKKWLPSLAVGVILPLCPAAIAFILLYLEGGFRFFLVIPIAAVMSAFYFRRDILFVYTALIDLLLIGYFIAFPDKLLTGDGGIREFITRMFMINLNSLILYFLTDWGRSLAEASKQREEEARLLLDKLKNTMEVVKKNSLVLNDNIKKSSQDISDTKEISEGVTAAVQQMASGAEEEATSLNSVNDLMLQAFNNVKLAQEVSNDTMKLSQQADHKVVKSSEEMKQLSSEMIIVKGAISSALATVTKLDEKMNIINGLLTSITAISDQTNLLALNAAIESARAGEAGRGFAVVSEEIRKLSEQTKVTAAEIEQVIKDINMATDTTIEEVRRGNQAAENGHVVVERTNQVFGEIQEAFRSVKRNVNKQVEVMNGVTEAFTDIQERIGNVASITEEHSATSQHLLKEIETQNSRIISINEELTKLREISNELTVITKA from the coding sequence GTGGCAAAAGATATGAATAGCAGCGTTTTCAATTTCGAAAAAGTTGCTAAAGTAAACTACATAATGATTTTAGTCTGCTCTTTTATTTTGGCGGTACAAGCATTCTATACCCGTGAAAGAGAATTAGCAACAAAGATAGCACTATTTATGCTTATAACCAGTATATGTGCATCTATCATTTACTTTATGTATCGTAAAAAATGGCTTCCATCATTGGCTGTTGGGGTTATACTGCCCTTATGTCCTGCGGCTATAGCATTTATTCTATTATATCTTGAAGGTGGATTTAGATTTTTCCTAGTAATACCAATTGCAGCGGTCATGTCAGCCTTTTACTTTAGACGGGATATTTTATTTGTCTATACGGCATTGATTGACCTCTTATTAATTGGTTATTTCATAGCCTTCCCTGACAAATTATTAACAGGGGATGGAGGGATTAGGGAATTTATCACCCGTATGTTCATGATTAATCTAAACTCATTAATCCTATACTTCCTGACAGACTGGGGGAGAAGTTTAGCGGAGGCATCAAAGCAAAGAGAGGAAGAGGCCAGATTACTGCTAGATAAGCTTAAGAATACAATGGAAGTAGTAAAGAAAAATTCTTTAGTTTTGAATGATAATATTAAGAAAAGCAGTCAGGATATCTCTGATACAAAAGAGATAAGTGAAGGAGTAACCGCAGCAGTACAGCAAATGGCAAGCGGCGCAGAGGAAGAAGCCACCAGCTTAAACAGTGTAAATGACTTAATGCTTCAGGCTTTTAATAATGTGAAGCTGGCACAGGAAGTATCTAATGATACAATGAAGCTCTCACAACAGGCAGACCATAAGGTGGTTAAGAGCAGTGAGGAAATGAAACAGCTTAGCTCAGAAATGATTATAGTAAAAGGAGCAATAAGTTCTGCTTTAGCAACGGTAACAAAACTGGATGAAAAGATGAATATAATCAATGGACTACTAACAAGCATAACAGCAATCTCCGATCAGACAAACCTCTTGGCCTTAAATGCGGCTATTGAATCAGCCAGAGCAGGAGAAGCAGGCAGAGGCTTTGCCGTAGTATCTGAGGAAATAAGAAAGCTGTCAGAACAGACAAAGGTAACTGCCGCTGAAATCGAACAGGTTATCAAGGATATCAATATGGCTACAGATACTACTATTGAAGAAGTAAGGAGAGGAAATCAAGCAGCAGAAAATGGACATGTTGTTGTGGAAAGAACAAATCAAGTCTTTGGAGAAATCCAGGAAGCCTTCCGATCTGTAAAGAGAAATGTCAATAAACAGGTTGAAGTTATGAATGGTGTAACAGAAGCCTTTACAGATATTCAAGAGCGTATAGGAAATGTAGCAAGTATAACCGAGGAACATTCCGCTACATCTCAACATTTACTAAAGGAGATAGAGACTCAGAACAGCAGAATAATCAGTATTAATGAAGAGCTCACCAAGCTTCGAGAAATCAGTAATGAACTTACGGTAATAACAAAAGCATAG
- a CDS encoding restriction endonuclease, with translation MYTLYNFLNGIFVLSITIAAIFFIKDISYAIDLVKAILRTRENLDRWKMGLINLDDVHSLTPREFEYWCGEFISNLGYSNIKQTPMGPDGGKDIICRYNNLDTYVECKRYLYDSYAKHKVDEHVCKKLVGAMVHDGISHGVIITSGIIVDGCYKYIKSLPKGIDIKFIDGKALVELYWKLHSKQKRSSA, from the coding sequence ATGTATACTTTATATAACTTTCTAAATGGTATTTTTGTACTCTCAATAACCATTGCAGCCATATTTTTTATTAAAGATATTTCATATGCTATCGATCTGGTTAAGGCCATACTACGCACCCGAGAAAATCTGGACCGTTGGAAAATGGGTTTAATTAATTTGGATGACGTGCACAGCCTGACCCCTCGGGAGTTTGAATATTGGTGCGGAGAGTTTATCTCTAACCTCGGTTACTCCAACATAAAACAGACACCTATGGGACCGGATGGGGGAAAAGATATAATATGCAGATATAACAATCTGGATACCTACGTTGAATGTAAAAGATACCTCTATGACAGCTACGCCAAACACAAGGTCGATGAACATGTCTGCAAAAAACTGGTGGGAGCAATGGTACACGATGGGATCTCTCATGGCGTGATTATTACAAGCGGCATAATTGTGGATGGCTGCTATAAATACATCAAATCTCTGCCGAAGGGGATTGATATTAAATTTATTGATGGAAAGGCTTTGGTGGAATTGTATTGGAAACTACACTCTAAGCAGAAAAGATCCTCGGCATAG
- a CDS encoding restriction endonuclease, with protein MDFLEKMFRIISLIVALKIIGMVILDFKAKAKLSNTRNKLNYGLASRRDLSSLSNASFITWSLGILTELGFSNLQVMSYKLSDSYQIKAFINGSDAYIKFIKLNPKDTPLDEDDYPTVGRPEVQEFLGTLERDNIKIGYVITNGNFSDEASEFAATMPMGYYVKLVDGCELTRLHRRNQKQYLVANLD; from the coding sequence ATGGATTTCTTAGAAAAGATGTTTCGTATAATATCACTGATTGTGGCGCTAAAAATAATTGGAATGGTAATTTTAGATTTTAAGGCTAAAGCCAAATTATCCAATACCAGAAATAAATTAAACTATGGATTGGCTTCTAGGAGGGATCTTTCTAGTTTATCCAATGCAAGCTTTATTACATGGAGTCTTGGAATTTTAACTGAGCTGGGCTTTTCAAATCTACAAGTTATGTCCTATAAACTTTCAGACAGCTATCAGATTAAAGCATTTATTAACGGCAGTGACGCATATATTAAATTTATTAAACTAAACCCTAAAGATACACCTTTAGACGAAGATGATTACCCAACTGTAGGTAGACCAGAAGTGCAAGAATTTCTTGGTACCCTGGAACGGGATAATATTAAGATTGGTTATGTTATAACTAATGGTAATTTCAGTGATGAGGCCAGTGAATTTGCGGCCACAATGCCCATGGGGTACTATGTGAAATTAGTTGATGGCTGTGAACTTACAAGACTTCATAGAAGAAATCAAAAACAATACTTAGTAGCCAATCTTGATTAG
- a CDS encoding threonine aldolase family protein, which translates to MYSFKNDYSEGAHPRILQALIESNLEQTDGYGEDCYTAKAVELIKGKIKNKDVDIHFFSGGTQTNLTAISAFLRSHEAVIAANTGHILVHETGAIEATGHKIISMESDNGKLTANLIKAALDAHTDEHMVKPKLVYISNPTEIGSIYKKAELEEISSFCREKNLLLFMDGARLGSALCSEENDLELSDLAALTDAFYIGGTKNGALLGEALVICKPSLKEDFRFHMKQKGALLAKGRILGIQFLELFKDDLYFELAAHANELARQIRKDLTSMGYKFLTHSPSNQIFPILPNIIIEKLQHKYTFYVWSKVDENNSSIRLVTSWATKEEAVLNFIKDLRDLTE; encoded by the coding sequence ATGTACAGTTTTAAGAACGATTATAGTGAGGGAGCACATCCAAGAATCTTACAGGCCCTTATAGAATCAAACCTTGAACAGACCGATGGCTATGGTGAGGACTGCTATACAGCAAAAGCTGTAGAACTTATAAAAGGTAAGATAAAAAATAAAGATGTGGATATCCATTTTTTCTCCGGCGGTACCCAGACTAATCTGACTGCAATTTCTGCTTTTCTAAGGTCTCATGAGGCAGTCATAGCAGCAAATACCGGCCACATACTGGTTCATGAAACCGGTGCTATAGAAGCTACCGGTCACAAGATTATCTCCATGGAGTCAGATAATGGCAAGCTTACTGCCAATCTTATAAAAGCTGCCCTGGATGCCCACACCGATGAGCATATGGTTAAGCCTAAACTTGTGTACATATCAAATCCTACAGAAATTGGATCAATATACAAAAAGGCTGAGCTTGAGGAGATAAGCAGCTTTTGCAGAGAAAAAAATCTCCTACTGTTTATGGATGGGGCAAGGCTGGGCTCCGCTTTGTGTTCTGAGGAAAACGACCTTGAGCTTTCAGACCTTGCTGCTTTGACAGACGCCTTTTACATCGGCGGTACCAAAAACGGAGCATTACTGGGCGAAGCACTTGTAATCTGTAAGCCCTCTCTGAAGGAAGACTTCAGATTCCATATGAAACAAAAGGGAGCCCTGCTGGCTAAGGGAAGAATTCTTGGAATACAATTTCTTGAGCTTTTTAAAGATGATTTATATTTTGAACTAGCAGCACATGCAAATGAATTAGCTAGGCAGATAAGAAAAGACCTAACTTCCATGGGCTACAAATTCTTAACCCACTCCCCCTCAAATCAAATATTCCCTATTCTGCCTAACATCATCATAGAAAAGCTGCAGCATAAGTATACCTTCTATGTTTGGTCAAAGGTAGATGAGAATAACTCATCAATCAGATTGGTAACCTCCTGGGCTACTAAGGAAGAAGCAGTTTTGAATTTTATAAAAGACTTAAGGGATTTGACTGAATAA
- a CDS encoding ABC transporter ATP-binding protein — MENLSKSFGGKQIIKNISFNVEQGEIIGFVGPNGAGKTTTLKLISNLIFPESGRIIIDGNDIMKNREKALEKIAVMIESPGLYRNLSGKGNLKIVQRLRRKSKALLDEIIEFIGLSDRIDVKVAKYSLGMKQRLALGMCLLCEPRLLILDEPTNGLDPTGTMEFRELITTLAKREKISVLFSSHLLSEVEKISDRIMFIKDGQIVTIKSIKDIGDNTSYRIQVSDVLKSKAVLENSEYINSISNTDTNIILVSIKNNKLSNVLNLLSTNDIDFWDIEKVGSSIESDYSDIYKGVN, encoded by the coding sequence GTGGAGAATTTATCTAAAAGTTTCGGTGGCAAACAAATAATAAAAAATATTAGTTTTAATGTAGAACAAGGCGAGATTATTGGATTTGTAGGCCCAAACGGTGCAGGAAAAACTACAACTCTAAAGTTAATATCAAATTTGATTTTTCCGGAGTCAGGAAGGATTATAATAGACGGAAATGATATAATGAAAAACCGAGAAAAAGCTTTGGAAAAAATTGCAGTGATGATTGAGAGTCCAGGGCTTTACAGAAATCTAAGTGGTAAAGGTAATCTCAAGATAGTTCAAAGGCTTAGGAGAAAATCTAAGGCTCTATTAGATGAAATAATTGAGTTTATAGGCTTAAGTGATAGAATTGATGTAAAAGTTGCTAAATATTCCTTGGGAATGAAACAACGATTAGCTTTAGGTATGTGCTTATTATGTGAACCTAGGTTGTTGATTTTGGATGAACCAACAAATGGCCTAGATCCAACGGGAACAATGGAATTCAGAGAATTAATTACTACACTTGCTAAGAGAGAAAAAATATCTGTATTATTTTCATCTCATTTACTTAGTGAAGTAGAAAAAATCTCTGACAGAATTATGTTTATAAAAGATGGACAAATAGTTACTATTAAGAGCATCAAGGATATAGGTGATAATACTTCATATAGAATTCAAGTTAGTGATGTGTTAAAATCCAAAGCTGTATTAGAGAATTCAGAATATATTAATAGTATATCAAATACTGATACGAATATTATTTTAGTTAGTATAAAGAATAATAAATTGAGTAATGTACTTAATTTACTGAGCACTAATGATATAGACTTTTGGGATATAGAAAAGGTTGGGTCAAGTATAGAATCTGACTATTCTGACATATATAAAGGAGTAAATTAA
- a CDS encoding ABC transporter permease subunit: MYNLMLTEIRKFFCKRKNILTILGLCALLLIYVFANNSLDNLKTESKLSSYKEELKSSQDSLTTLKQTYDSSKSDMKKLGMLIQRLEENIELMNERNSSALRGDWKTEIKNQIELDKNLLSDINLGNAISGEDTASIEKRIKKNQLLLDSNIEPVNEEASMTAYNFIRLAFRDVLPIVLIIFVLLLSSDVVSSESDEGTFKVLLTQPISRAKILFSKIIAISCIITIITFAILGLFFLALGFTKGSGNPNYPTEFANINFKSLFYGNNGSILQGFIGIGQFILLILPMQVLLVIFISSIGVLVSTIVQNSTVSISVAVIGAVSINILNNQLHFFKKVSHLIPLTYCNIVELLNGNLITKFNNNVTYFNGVLIICSFAIVSIAA, translated from the coding sequence ATGTATAACTTAATGCTGACGGAAATAAGAAAGTTCTTCTGTAAGAGAAAGAACATATTAACTATATTGGGGCTTTGTGCCTTACTCCTTATTTACGTATTTGCCAATAATTCATTGGATAATTTAAAAACTGAATCTAAACTAAGCAGCTATAAGGAAGAATTAAAATCATCGCAAGACTCACTTACTACTCTAAAACAAACTTATGATAGTAGTAAAAGTGATATGAAAAAATTAGGTATGTTAATCCAACGACTTGAAGAAAACATCGAGCTTATGAATGAAAGAAACAGTAGTGCATTAAGAGGCGATTGGAAAACAGAAATAAAGAATCAAATAGAACTTGATAAAAATCTTTTAAGTGATATAAATCTAGGAAATGCTATTTCTGGAGAAGATACAGCCTCAATTGAGAAAAGGATTAAAAAGAATCAGCTTTTACTTGATAGTAATATAGAGCCTGTGAATGAAGAAGCGTCTATGACAGCATATAATTTTATAAGACTTGCATTTAGAGATGTACTCCCGATAGTTCTAATAATTTTTGTGCTCTTATTGTCATCTGATGTTGTATCCAGTGAAAGTGATGAAGGTACTTTTAAAGTCTTACTTACACAGCCCATATCCAGAGCAAAGATCTTATTTTCAAAAATTATTGCAATTAGCTGTATCATTACAATAATTACATTTGCTATTCTAGGATTGTTTTTTCTAGCACTTGGTTTTACAAAAGGCTCTGGAAATCCAAATTACCCTACTGAGTTTGCAAATATTAACTTTAAATCACTTTTCTATGGTAACAATGGTTCAATTTTACAAGGGTTTATCGGTATTGGACAGTTTATACTACTCATTTTACCAATGCAAGTTTTATTAGTTATATTTATTTCGTCTATTGGTGTTTTAGTGTCTACCATAGTGCAGAATAGTACTGTATCAATTAGCGTCGCTGTTATAGGAGCAGTCTCAATAAACATACTAAATAATCAATTACATTTTTTCAAAAAAGTAAGTCATTTAATTCCGCTGACTTATTGCAATATTGTGGAATTACTAAATGGGAATTTAATTACTAAATTTAATAACAACGTAACATATTTTAATGGCGTACTAATTATCTGCTCCTTTGCAATTGTATCAATTGCTGCATGA
- a CDS encoding MATE family efflux transporter: MPGTSHLGGKKYDRAKLASVQAIIMTLVLGIAITIITLSVSPFLPKWLGGASEIQRDASIYFAIVCLPMLFRASAIILGAVLRASGDTKTPMKVNLAMNLVNVVLNFLLIYDSRVIRLGGFSFHMYGAGLGIVGAAVATAIAYCVSGRRIATSLGHVVFTSLVTKLGTISFAAHSIALTAEQAFYIPGYGMQSSASTLAGQALGEKNEKKLHQVSITVLQMAIAVMTITGTILFIFPDTMMSIFTQDPEVIKAGASVLRIVAVSEPMFGALIILEGIFNGVGDTKASFFPSVVSMWGIRIVSTYICVSLLGFGLNSVWICMVADNVLRFILLLIRFISGRWKRKLQFEK; the protein is encoded by the coding sequence GTGCCTGGCACCTCACATCTCGGTGGAAAAAAATATGATAGGGCAAAGCTAGCATCTGTACAAGCCATTATAATGACCTTGGTATTGGGGATTGCAATCACAATAATTACTTTATCCGTCAGCCCCTTTCTGCCCAAATGGTTAGGTGGTGCATCTGAAATCCAAAGAGATGCATCGATATACTTTGCTATAGTATGCCTTCCTATGCTATTCCGTGCTTCAGCCATAATATTGGGTGCTGTACTGAGAGCCAGCGGAGATACGAAAACCCCAATGAAGGTTAATCTTGCCATGAATTTAGTTAATGTGGTGCTTAACTTTCTTCTGATTTATGACAGTCGAGTGATACGCTTAGGGGGCTTTAGTTTTCATATGTATGGTGCCGGCCTAGGTATAGTAGGCGCTGCGGTGGCTACCGCTATTGCATACTGTGTAAGTGGGAGGCGTATAGCAACTTCTCTGGGCCACGTGGTATTTACATCCTTGGTAACAAAATTAGGTACTATCTCCTTTGCAGCCCACTCTATAGCACTAACAGCGGAGCAGGCCTTTTATATCCCGGGCTATGGCATGCAGTCCTCTGCCTCCACCCTAGCAGGACAGGCTTTAGGTGAAAAGAACGAAAAGAAGCTGCACCAGGTATCGATTACTGTACTACAAATGGCTATAGCTGTTATGACTATAACCGGAACAATACTTTTTATATTCCCCGACACCATGATGTCTATCTTTACCCAAGATCCTGAAGTAATTAAAGCCGGCGCCTCAGTCCTAAGGATTGTAGCTGTTTCTGAGCCCATGTTCGGTGCCCTCATTATCTTGGAAGGTATTTTTAACGGTGTGGGGGATACGAAGGCCTCCTTCTTTCCATCGGTGGTGAGCATGTGGGGTATCCGCATAGTGTCTACCTACATATGCGTTTCCCTCTTAGGCTTTGGCCTTAATTCAGTATGGATTTGTATGGTGGCAGATAATGTGCTGCGCTTTATTTTGCTGTTGATTCGATTTATCAGCGGACGGTGGAAAAGAAAGCTGCAGTTTGAAAAATAA
- a CDS encoding peptide ABC transporter substrate-binding protein, whose product MKSVKKILSLVVAMALTVSLAACGGEKSTGTDTKSNTNTSTQTPNDNGGQVLKVQLDVEVASMDPQIATDGTSFEVMSAITEGLYSVDEAGSPIKAMAKDMEKSEDGLTYTFTLRDAKWSNGTPVTAHDFVFAWRRLVNPAIASEYAFIAGIAGIKNADDIAAGKKSIEELGVTAKDDKTLVVELSHPVTYFESLMAFPSFLPVNEEFFKQAGDKFGTSPDTILSNGPFKIKAYEPAATTIVLEKNADYWDAGAVKLAGIQYQVIKEAQQAMLSYQNGDLDVATLSGEQVEQFKADPEFHNIMEGYLWYISPNQKVAGLENVNLRKALALSYDKAAIANNILKDGSIVADFAVPTLLATGPDGKDYRETAGTYLSTDKAKAVDYYNKAKQELGKDTFTYTMIVEDTESAQNVAQFIQAEIQTNLPGVTIKIETMPKKNRVERMQAGDFEIGLTRWGPDYADPMTYLDMWTTDSPNNYGFWSNKEYDAIIQSAKDGELALNPEKRWEELKKAEAMVMDEAVIFPVYQKGSAVMIKNGVTGIEFHSVGINRIYKNAAKN is encoded by the coding sequence ATGAAAAGTGTTAAGAAAATATTGTCACTGGTTGTGGCAATGGCCTTGACAGTTAGCCTGGCTGCTTGTGGTGGGGAGAAAAGCACCGGCACTGATACTAAGAGCAACACAAACACCAGCACACAGACACCTAATGATAATGGTGGACAAGTCCTAAAGGTGCAGCTGGATGTTGAAGTTGCTTCCATGGACCCGCAAATTGCTACAGATGGTACTTCCTTCGAAGTAATGTCAGCAATTACAGAAGGTTTGTATTCTGTAGATGAAGCTGGTTCACCAATAAAAGCTATGGCAAAGGATATGGAGAAAAGTGAAGATGGGTTAACATATACCTTTACCTTAAGGGATGCTAAATGGTCAAATGGTACACCTGTAACAGCTCACGATTTCGTATTTGCTTGGAGACGTCTCGTTAATCCGGCAATTGCCAGTGAATATGCATTTATAGCTGGAATTGCAGGTATAAAAAATGCTGATGATATAGCAGCAGGTAAAAAGAGTATAGAAGAATTAGGCGTTACTGCTAAAGATGATAAGACTTTGGTGGTTGAACTATCTCATCCGGTAACATACTTTGAATCCTTAATGGCCTTCCCTTCATTCTTACCAGTTAATGAAGAGTTCTTTAAGCAAGCTGGAGACAAGTTTGGAACATCACCGGACACTATTCTAAGTAATGGTCCTTTCAAAATTAAGGCTTATGAACCAGCAGCTACTACAATAGTACTGGAAAAAAATGCAGATTACTGGGATGCCGGTGCTGTTAAGCTAGCTGGTATACAGTACCAAGTTATAAAGGAAGCTCAACAAGCTATGCTGTCATATCAGAATGGCGACTTAGACGTTGCAACCCTTTCAGGAGAACAGGTAGAGCAGTTTAAAGCTGATCCTGAATTCCATAATATCATGGAAGGATACCTATGGTATATCTCTCCAAACCAAAAGGTTGCGGGCTTAGAAAATGTAAATCTTCGTAAGGCACTAGCATTATCTTATGATAAGGCTGCAATTGCAAATAATATATTAAAAGATGGTTCCATAGTGGCAGACTTTGCAGTGCCTACATTACTTGCAACCGGTCCTGACGGAAAGGACTATCGTGAAACTGCAGGAACTTATCTTTCAACAGATAAAGCTAAGGCTGTAGATTATTACAATAAGGCAAAACAAGAACTAGGCAAGGATACCTTCACTTATACCATGATAGTAGAAGACACGGAATCTGCACAAAACGTTGCTCAATTTATTCAGGCTGAGATTCAAACAAATCTGCCTGGAGTTACAATTAAGATCGAGACAATGCCTAAGAAAAACAGAGTTGAAAGAATGCAAGCCGGAGACTTTGAAATTGGCTTAACCCGTTGGGGTCCTGACTATGCTGATCCTATGACATATCTGGATATGTGGACAACAGATAGTCCTAACAACTATGGTTTCTGGTCAAATAAAGAATATGATGCAATTATCCAATCTGCAAAAGACGGGGAACTTGCTCTAAATCCGGAAAAGAGATGGGAAGAATTAAAGAAAGCAGAAGCAATGGTAATGGATGAAGCTGTTATTTTCCCGGTATACCAAAAGGGTAGTGCTGTAATGATAAAGAACGGAGTTACAGGTATTGAATTCCACTCTGTTGGTATTAATAGAATCTATAAGAACGCTGCAAAGAACTAA
- a CDS encoding ABC transporter permease, producing MKKYLLKRIAISVATLMAILLILFLMLEFMPGSPFNDEKLTADQIALLNAKYGLDKPVFIRFFNYVKNMLTGDFGVSYTISKNTPISTLLQTRLPISLRIGGQAVLLGTLVGLVLGIIAALKHNTIWDTITTVISVLGVSLPSYVFALALSYSLGYKLKVFPLLYSINSPLESSALPTIALCMFTIATIARFTRTEMLEVLGSDYMLLAESKGISGIRLIVKHQLRNALIPIITVLAPLIVGLMTGSLVIEKIFSIPGIGSLLVTAIQSNDYNVIVALSFIYSAMYIGIMLVVDILYGVIDPRIRLAKEDSHE from the coding sequence ATGAAAAAATATTTGCTTAAGAGAATAGCTATCTCCGTAGCTACCTTAATGGCTATCTTATTGATATTATTCTTAATGCTTGAGTTTATGCCCGGCTCTCCATTCAATGATGAAAAGTTAACTGCAGATCAAATTGCATTATTAAATGCAAAGTATGGATTAGATAAACCGGTATTCATAAGATTTTTTAATTATGTAAAGAATATGCTCACTGGAGATTTTGGGGTTTCCTATACGATTTCAAAAAACACACCGATTTCTACATTATTGCAAACACGTTTACCCATATCATTAAGAATTGGGGGACAAGCTGTTCTGCTGGGAACCTTGGTAGGACTGGTTTTAGGTATAATAGCAGCTTTGAAGCACAATACAATTTGGGACACTATAACTACTGTCATTTCGGTTTTAGGTGTTAGTTTACCTTCTTATGTATTTGCACTAGCTTTGTCTTATAGTCTTGGATATAAGCTTAAGGTGTTTCCACTGTTGTATTCTATAAATTCACCTTTAGAATCCTCTGCACTTCCAACCATTGCTCTCTGTATGTTTACTATTGCAACAATAGCTCGTTTTACAAGGACGGAAATGCTAGAGGTGTTAGGCTCTGATTATATGCTTTTAGCCGAAAGTAAAGGCATAAGCGGTATTAGATTGATCGTCAAGCATCAGTTAAGGAATGCTTTGATACCAATTATTACAGTGTTGGCACCATTAATAGTAGGTTTGATGACAGGAAGCTTGGTTATTGAAAAGATATTTTCTATTCCCGGAATAGGAAGTCTCTTGGTGACGGCAATACAGTCCAATGACTATAATGTGATAGTTGCCTTATCCTTTATTTATAGTGCCATGTATATAGGTATTATGTTGGTAGTAGACATTTTATATGGTGTAATTGATCCAAGAATAAGATTAGCAAAGGAGGACAGCCATGAGTAA